From a single Leishmania braziliensis MHOM/BR/75/M2904 complete genome, chromosome 28 genomic region:
- the RPA1 gene encoding putative replication factor A, 51kDa subunit → MQQPGSHQIQPIDSLTPFLGGKWWIRARVTDKTDIRTWNKPTSQGKLFSFTLIDESAAIRATVFNDAVDTFEPLIVNGQVYYFSGGQVKNANRRFSNVNNDYELTFDRSSEIMLARQDTSTAALPMQRYNFVPIELLKQREVGSLVDVLGVVLKVDDVSSITQKSTGRELVKRNVKMGDMTAAVEVTFWNDEAQTWGYPVGTVVALRQLKVGSFDGVTLSSTYQTKIDVNPTDLPDVKKLATWYVSTGGANVTSLSSQGLGAINGAGGENDRGRKYLDEIQSEGIGRGLKPEYVDVRCVPIYFKQDAQWYDACPTCNKKVTEEGAQGDRFRCEKCDKTVTPTQRYLVSIQVTDNVSQAWLTLFNEAGIEFFGMEAAELKRRAQEDPLYIAKLAQGRMNRPVVMRLRVKEETSSNAMTGEESDRLRMSVVRISEFMPIAGTSEDTRRRLAQNLRAECDEILRLIEAYV, encoded by the coding sequence ATGCAGCAGCCGGGCAGCCACCAGATCCAGCCCATCGACTCCCTTACACCGTTTCTCGGTGGCAAGTGGTGGATTCGGGCACGTGTGACAGACAAGACGGACATCCGTACCTGGAACAAGCCGACGTCGCAAGGAAAGCTCTTCTCCTTTACCCTCATTGACGAGTCTGCCGCGATTCGGGCGACAGTCTTCAACGACGCCGTGGACACCTTCGAACCGCTCATCGTCAATGGACAGGTGTACTACTTCAGCGGTGGCCAGGTGAAGAATGCAAACCGGCGTTTCAGCAACGTGAACAATGACTACGAGCTCACGTTCGACCGCAGCTCGGAGATTATGTTGGCGCGGCAGGACACATCAACCGCGGCGCTACCGATGCAGCGCTACAACTTTGTGCCAATCGAGCTTCTAAAGCAGCGCGAGGTCGGCTCACTTGTTGACGTGCTTGGTGTCGTGCTCAAGGTAGACGATGTGTCATCCATCACGCAGAAGTCGACAGGCCGCGAGCTGGTAAAGCGGAACGTCAAGATGGGCGACATGACGGCAGCTGTGGAGGTCACCTTCTGGAATGACGAGGCGCAGACTTGGGGCTACCCGGTCGGCACCgttgtggcgctgcggcagttgAAGGTCGGCAGTTTTGACGGCGTgaccctctcctccacctaCCAGACTAAGATCGACGTCAACCCCACCGACCTGCCGGACGTCAAGAAACTCGCGACGTGGTACGTGTCGACTGGCGGCGCGAACGTGacgtcgttgtcgtcgcaGGGGCTTGGCGCAATAaacggcgccggtggcgagAACGACCGCGGGCGCAAGTACCTCGACGAGATCCAGTCGGAAGGGATCGGCCGGGGACTGAAGCCCGAGTACGTCGACGTCCGATGCGTCCCCATCTACTTCAAACAGGACGCCCAGTGGTACGACGCGTGCCCGACGTGCAACAAGAAGGTGACCGAGGAGGGTGCTCAGGGAGATCGCTTCCGCTGCGAGAAGTGCGACAAGACGGTTACACCAACGCAGCGCTACCTCGTCTCCATCCAGGTCACGGACAACGTCTCTCAGGCGTGGCTAACGCTGTTCAACGAAGCCGGCATCGAGTTCTTCgggatggaggcggcggagctgaagAGGCGTGCACAGGAGGACCCCCTCTACATCGCGAAGTTAGCACAGGGCCGCATGAACAGGCCGGTGGTGATGCGTCTGCGcgtgaaggaggagacgaGCTCGAACGCCATGACCGGCGAGGAGTCGGACCGGCTGCGCATGTCGGTGGTGCGCATTTCAGAGTTCATGCCGATTGCTGGCACCTCCGAGGacacacgccgccgcctcgcgcagAACCTGCGCGCGGAGTGCGATGAAATTCTACGCCTCATCGAGGCGTACGTGTGA
- a CDS encoding DNA repair protein-like protein, with the protein MDDVDSFLASLDQFSSPSIDAGIQRQQEHRSGTAAAPSASPALTIAPRSSQHQRRRRPRDEDTGASSQFEAPQQSPFSSSSDNADRHRSDLHLSAASPSLPTRTVVSSHSPHTWQCVRCGAESASQMPRCTLCHRCRHRVEEHQPLLTLPETSLSSVLPVSSPAAQPGSSSQVFSPAAPTDERGLHLGRGYTIHGSGIAHGGGAGHESLVVAGPGEVSCPRCTFLNSSSRSICEMCDGTLPSLPSHSPAALASFTTTAKDGGASLGKASPPAVMPKGTPFDFSAAATGPVPSTALADLGSGGQPLRERSSIYQTPHSPELAPSAVVATPQRVILQEAGREGLSLSPVALKSQGALSSSSSSSGDGDDEDEESGNEWSDEQEAEVRGADDHRELVRFLEALQSVKFDTLPCAAVPATMWTRAELRPFQLQALYWLLSREQPQLYRAHVTATDTDALIMKKGEMGSFESGADSCGDKEAGVTYITSSRGGGGAAEWGVHFKTESLCMTSPASGALVTASCPSSAGVATRTPDSGSEGDVSMTIGGQEMTRTVRGGVFADYMGLGKTRTLIALCEATRVPRIDRVTGSLVESAATLIVCPTSLLTQWVREIHRCVERPATAPLRILLYYGARPRRLSLFQVAQSYDYVLTTYQTLCHKQPPASRFEPTYASGGASPTMSADISGVDDAVAGSSLPANVDDYDVDRRLQTEVDKLFMIRWARIILDEAHYIRNMRTHQSRACLKLSGVCRWVVTATPVQNSLNDLYPLLRFLAVPHFSSLAWWNNEIVRYYNLDPHHPRPVTALSILFGSILLRRTPDSIVNGKPILELPPKRMITHTVGLSREEMRFYQSIHAKATAKLNELRDREAYAARTPLATFTTAFEMLVRCRQTCLHPYIVVAALRRCHRLSGSEARHGATASLDEIDRASATANRASSEVARRQREDEQTARAIDEFIQAVVFRRLRGVKAREFVQSLVEEIKDRKLESRECIICLDTVNRPAILPCAHVFCEECITHALQATRRCPLCKRNSRPSELLLVPVEILGPTAQQLQTSAGGGDDRVSATEPAPEVPLNLDLTDMSNWGLQLSSKTQYLIDKIRSLPADDKVVVFSTFLTYLRCAQHWLQAAGVSSAVYTGSMTMKQKHSLLELFHDATQPASPRVLLATTSSCGVGLNLTCANHCFLMEPSWNPGTEEQALNRIHRIGQTKPVTITKLIADGTIEQNISQLCERKRALSGYCFSNGVAGAPAAGGGGGGAGRLRTADLLELFAPEMSSESSDDNSDDDASEEDDEE; encoded by the coding sequence ATGGACGATGTAGATTCGTTTTTAGCCAGCCTGGATCAGTTCTCATCCCCATCAATCGATGCGGGTATTCAacggcagcaggagcaccGGAGCGGaaccgcggcagcaccgagtGCGTCACCGGCTTTGACCATTGCGCCGCGTAGCTCTCAGcatcagcgtcgtcgtcggccgCGTGACGAAGACACTGGTGCTTCGTCCCAGTTCGAGGCACCACAACAGTCGCCTTTTTCGAGCTCGAGCGACAACGCGGACCGACATCGTAGTGACCTGCATCTCTCTGCAGCCTCGCCGTCATTGCCCACCCGTACAGTGGTAAGCAGCCACTCACCGCATACGTGGCAGTGTGTTCGATGCGGAGCGGAGAGCGCGTCTCAGATGCCGCGCTGCACGCTCTGCCACCGGTGTCGCCATCGCGTGGAGGAGcaccagccgctgctgacgttgCCTGAaacgtctctctcctcagtCTTACCGGTCAGctcacctgcagcgcagccagGGTCGTCTTCTCAGGTCTTCTCCCCCGCCGCCCCGACGGATGAGCGTGGCCTTCACCTTGGTAGAGGCTACACTATTCATGGAAGCGGCATCGCTCATGGGGGCGGTGCAGGGCATGAGTCACTCGTTGTTGCAGGGCCAGGTGAGGTCTCGTGCCCCCGATGCACCTTTCTTAACTCGTCCTCGAGGAGTATCTGCGAGATGTGCGACGGAAcgctgccatcgctgccgtcgcacTCACCGGCAGCGCTTGCATCCTTCACAACCACCGCGAAGGACGGTGGTGCTTCTCTGGGAAAGGCGAGCCCTCCGGCTGTCATGCCCAAGGGCACGCCGTTTGATTTCAGCGCGGCTGCCACTGGACCAGTGCCGTCCACGGCTCTCGCCGACTTGGGAAGCGGAGGTCAGCCGCTGCGTGAGCGCTCGTCTATCTACCAAACACCGCACTCGCCTGAGCTGGCGCCGTCTGCCGTTGTCGCCACGCCACAACGTGTAATTCTGCAGGAGGCTGGCAGGGaaggcctctctctctctcctgtagCTCTAAAAAGCCAGGGagctctttcttcttcttcgtcttcctctggcgacggcgatgatgaggacgaggagagcgGGAACGAGTGGAGCGACgagcaggaggcggaggtgcgcggCGCGGATGACCACCGCGAACTTGTCCGCTTTCTGGAAGCACTGCAGTCTGTGAAGTTCGACACGCttccctgcgccgccgttcCAGCCACGATGTGGACACGCGCGGAGCTCCGTCCCTTtcagctgcaggcgctctACTGGCTGCTGTCGCgtgagcagccgcagcttTATCGCGCGCACGTGACGGCCACGGACACCGATGCGCTTATCatgaagaagggggagatgGGCTCTTTTGAAAGCGGCGCTGACAGCTGCGGGGATAAGGAGGCCGGCGTGACTTACATTACCAGCAgtcgtggtggaggcggagccgCGGAATGGGGAGTTCACTTCAAGACAGAGAGCTTGTGCATGACATCGCCTGCCTCTGGTGCTCTGGTGACTGCATCTTGCCCTTCTTCTGCCGGTGTTGCCACTCGCACCCCCGACAGCGGCTCAGAGGGCGATGTCAGCATGACCATCGGAGGGCAGGAGATGACGCGCACTGTACGTGGCGGCGTGTTTGCGGACTACATGGGTCTTGGAAAGACACGCACACTGATTGCGCTGTGCGAGGCAACGCGGGTGCCACGGATTGATCGCGTGACCGGTTCCTTGGTCGAgtcggcagcgacgctcATTGTTTGTCCGACTTCCCTTCTCACACAGTGGGTGCGTGAGATACATCGTTGCGTGGAGCGGCCTgccactgcgccgctgcgcattCTCCTCTACTACGGAGCCCGCCCACGCCGCCTCAGTCTCTTCCAGGTGGCGCAGTCCTACGACTACGTCTTGACCACGTACCAGACGCTCTGTCACAAACAGCCACCCGCCTCTCGCTTTGAGCCGACGTATGCCAGCGGAGGGGCCTCTCCGACGATGTCAGCTGACATTTCTGGCGTAGACGATGCCGTTGCAGGCTCGTCTTTGCCCGCGAACGTGGATGATTACGATGTCGACCGGCGGCTGCAGACAGAGGTGGATAAGTTGTTCATGATCCGCTGGGCCCGCATCATCCTGGACGAAGCTCACTACATCCGCAACATGCGCACACATCAGAGTCGCGCGTGCCTCAAGCTGAGTGGCGTCTGTCGGTGGGTCGTGACGGCGACACCAGTGCAGAACAGCCTCAACGACCTCTACCCTCTCCTCCGATTCCTCGCCGTGCCGCACTTCAGCTCGCTTGCGTGGTGGAACAACGAAATTGTGCGCTACTACAACCTCGACCCGCATCATCCACGCCCCGTCACGGCGCTCAGTATCCTGTTCGGCTCTATCTTGCTTCGCCGCACGCCGGACTCGATCGTGAATGGGAAGCCCATACTGGAGCTTCCGCCAAAACGGATGATAACCCACACCGTGGGGTTGTCACGCGAGGAGATGCGTTTCTATCAATCGATCCATGCCAAGGCAACGGCGAAGCTAAACGAGCTGCGCGACCGCGAGGCGTACGCGGCTCGCACACCGCTGGCCACCTTTACGACAGCCTTTGAAATGCTCGTGCGCTGCCGGCAAACGTGCCTGCATCCGTACATCGTGGTGGCGGCTCTCCGCCGGTGCCACCGACTGTCGGGCTCAGAGGCCCGCCatggcgccaccgcttcgCTGGACGAGATCGATCGCGCCTCTGCAACCGCCAACCGTGCGAGCAGTGAGGTGGCGCGGCGTCAGCGAGAAGATGAGCAGACGGCGCGCGCCATCGATGAGTTTATTCAGGCGGTAGTCTTTCGCCGGCTGCGCGGCGTCAAAGCTAGGGAATTTGTCCAGTCCCTCGTGGAGGAGATCAAGGACCGGAAGTTGGAGTCGCGTGAGTGCATCATCTGTCTCGACACGGTGAACCGTCCTGCTATTTTGCCATGTGCGCACGTCTTCTGCGAGGAGTGCATCACGCACGCCTTGCAGGCAACGCGACGATGCCCGCTGTGCAAGCGCAACTCAAGGCCgtcggagctgctgctggttcCGGTGGAGATTTTAGGCcccacggcgcagcagctgcagacatctgcaggcggaggagatgACAGGGTGAGTGCAACTGAACCGGCACCGGAAGTGCCTCTGAATTTGGATCTAACGGACATGAGCAACTGGGGCCTGCAGCTGAGTTCAAAGACGCAGTACCTGATCGACAAGATCCGTTCTCTGCCAGCGGATGACAAGGTGGTCGTGTTCAGTACCTTCCTGACGTACCTTCGCTGCGCGCAGCACTGGCTGCAGGCGGCTGGGGTGTCGTCTGCAGTTTACACTGGGTCGATGACGATGAAGCAAAAACACTCCTTGCTGGAGCTTTTTCACGACGCGACTCAGCCAGCGTCGCCGCGCGTCCTTCTTGCCACAACAAGCAGCTGTGGTGTGGGGCTGAACCTGACCTGTGCCAACCACTGCTTCCTGATGGAGCCGTCCTGGAACCCTGgcacggaggagcaggcgctcAACCGAATTCATCGCATTGGCCAAACAAAACCAGTCACCATCACGAAGCTCATCGCTGATGGGACGATTGAGCAGAACATCAGCCAACTGTGTGAGCGGAAGCGCGCGTTGAGCGGGTACTGCTTCAGCAATGGTGTGGCAGGTgcgcccgctgctggtggcggcggcggtggggccgGGCGACTGCGCACGGCCGATTTGTTGGAGCTGTTCGCGCCGGAGATGTCGAGTGAGAGCAGCGATGATAACAGTGATGACGACGCCAGTGAAGAGGATGACGAGGAATAG
- a CDS encoding putative methylthioribulose-1-phosphate dehydratase, producing MSVILPESHPEHPFNLIPELCRRFYDLGWATGTGGGISIKMGDNYYVAPSGVQKERIKSNEIFVLNSSQDIVEEPRTDKQLKMSECTPLFFNAYRMRNAGACLHTHSVKCVLISLLCDREFRISHIEMLKGISNNETKKALGFRDTLIVPIIENTDFEKDLTASMAECMEKYPESCAVLVRRHGMYVWSDTWQKAKGAVECIDYLMGLAIQMKQLGLEWEPKDVK from the coding sequence ATGTCTGTCATTCTCCCCGAATCTCATCCAGAGCACCCGTTCAACCTCATCCCGGAGCTCTGCCGCAGGTTTTACGACCTCGGCTGGGCCACCGGTACAGGCGGCGGCATCTCCATCAAGATGGGCGACAACTATTATGTTGCCCCTAGCGGTGTGCAGAAGGAGCGTATCAAGTCGAACGAGATTTTCGTGTTAAACTCCAGCCAGGATATCGTCGAGGAACCGCGCACGGATAAGCAACTAAAGATGTCGGAGTGCACGCCGCTGTTCTTCAACGCCTACCGCATGCGCAACGCTGGGGCGTGCTTGCACACGCACTCTGTGAAGTGCGTCCTCATCAGCCTCCTGTGCGATCGCGAGTTCCGCATCTCGCACATCGAGATGCTCAAGGGCATCTCCAAcaacgaaacaaaaaaggcgCTGGGGTTTCGCGACACCCTCATCGTGCCGATTATAGAGAACACCGACTTTGAGAAGGACCTAACGGCCTCCATGGCGGAGTGTATGGAGAAATATCCGGAGTCATGCGCGGTGCTCGTGCGCCGGCATGGCATGTATGTGTGGTCCGACACCTGGCAGAAGGCGAAGGGTGCAGTGGAGTGCATCGACTACTTGATGGGTCTGGCCATTCAGATGAAGCAGCTGGGTCTTGAGTGGGAGCCAAAGGACGTCAAGTAA
- a CDS encoding putative C-terminal motor kinesin, with protein sequence MLPNRKRERGAAGEPESAAPSSTAVKRTPMTSKASSHASPSLHGPLRPRMVNLASDRSSEKEALALRPPVATQGAPRDVTAVQAVRRPHHTNSTTTRSVADSSQGGITNASPRSRDSAASASSTAARAPLRRGRPQQPLRPPLSRSAMPSTPRRAMLPSGRGRGATGLRSHVDHAITGATSLSTAGAKSGNAASPSDPPPTESERQLWATWREKRERLEREVQSLAQYSHKLTEETQAVQDAIEGMLTEFEDEKKRVEEHHNATVARYQGFMSALRVREEACLSARQRALDRICTSRETVSQLQREQAATQGAIISATDERDGLEQQLASANDAAAERTISLQQLQQEEDRMRDATYGLSGEVKELVLEMERLRKEKHRMDVESMETEVARRELYSLCEELKGSIRVYCRVKGAALPVEPQLPRDDTLCDEASEPQAIGLSKPEDIGTHLSESAEATAVASVEMPPLCRPLSRSGSLESSLSAAVLAVSSIPTTNTEAMVMTTDARHNTPGGGLRSGNSTTRSSVATASIMGDGEADAAADEGAAPVFSFPDQGEGDPLSDANRKAGQGGLPQVRGAAPTGTTGSTTTTLAHAVTPLLCTSTAQGGEEEGGHFLTAAAVVGLPYGCGRCITIHQTRSNATSTGLSSFTETFTYDKVFTGEAQQAEVYCDVEPLVRNAVDGYRVCIFAYGQTGSGKTFTMEGDVRGRPELYGVTPRALQTVLQRQAELANEGWSYELSCTFIEIYNDVIRDLFQSGSTRYEAAVQQQQQQAAMTASTTSSAVYHTIKHSGDRTYITNVVERNIRSMGEFLQLYKHAVLQRSTAKTGLNNASSRSHCIFTLHISGTNGTIRQRSDGVLCLVDLAGSERVNDSGVQGKQFKEAVNINRSLLDLGKCIRALRCGAVVPWRNCKLTYLLQNYLGAKGGKMLMIVTVSHARAHALESLNSLRFAAQVQETYVGTSVKRVTSI encoded by the coding sequence ATGCTGCCCAATAGAAAGCGTgagcgaggcgctgccgGCGAGCCCGAGAGCGCTGCACcaagcagcactgctgtGAAACGAACGCCTATGACCTCCAAAGCCTCGTCTCATGCTTCCCCTTCTTTGCATGGCCCGCTGCGACCACGAATGGTTAACCTGGCATCTGATAGGAGCAGTGAAAAGGAGGCTTTGGCACTTCGTCCTCCAGTCGCGACTCAAGGAGCTCCTCGTGATGTCACTGCTGTTCAAGCAGTGCGGCGGCCCCATCACACGAACAGCACGACCACTCGTTCTGTCGCAGACTCATCGCAAGGCGGCATCACTAACGCTTCCCCACGCAGTAGGGActcagcagcgtcggcaTCCTCaactgctgctcgtgcaccGCTGAGGCGTGGCCGGCCTCAGCAGCCGCTTCGGCCACCACTGTCGCGTTCCGCCATGCCGAGCACGCCACGGAGGGCGATGTTACCTTCAGGAAGAGGGCGTGGCGCTACTGGCCTTCGCTCTCACGTAGATCATGCTATCACAGGCGCGACCTCCCTCTCTACGGCGGGTGCCAAGAGTGGCAACGCCGCCTCACCTTCAGACCCACCTCCCACTGAGTCTGAGAGACAGCTTTGGGCCACGTGGCGGGAAAAGCGCGAGCGGCTCGAGCGTGAGGTGCAGTCACTGGCTCAGTACTCGCATAAGTTGACGGAGGAAACACAGGCGGTCCAAGACGCCATCGAGGGCATGCTCACCGAGTTCGAAgacgagaagaagcgagTCGAAGAACACCACAACGCCACGGTGGCGCGCTACCAGGGCTTCATGAGTGCCCTGCGCGTACGCGAGGAAGCCTGTCTGTCAGCGAGGCAGCGAGCGCTGGATCGCATCTGCACGTCTCGAGAGACTGTGAGTCAACTGCAGCGAGAGCAGGCAGCAACGCAGGGTGCCATCATCTCGGCGACAGACGAGCGTGATGGGCTGGAGCAGCAGTTGGCCAGCGCAAAtgacgcggcggcagagcgtACGATCAGCCTTCAACAGCtgcagcaagaggaggatCGCATGCGGGATGCCACCTATGGCCTTAGCGGGGAGGTGAAGGAATTGGTACTGGAGATGGAGCGACTccgaaaagagaagcaccgCATGGATGTGGAGTCGATGGAGACCGAGGTGGCTCGGCGGGAGCTCTACTCTCTCTGCGAGGAGCTAAAAGGCTCTATTCGTGTCTACTGCCGTGTGAAGGGTGCTGCCCTGCCAGTAGAGCCGCAACTCCCACGTGACGACACCCTGTGCGACGAGGCGTCGGAGCCGCAAGCCATTGGTTTGTCGAAGCCAGAGGATATCGGCACCCATTTGAGTGAGAGCGCTGAAGCTACTGCCGTTGCGTCTGTCGAGATGCCCCCTCTCTGCCGGCCACTCAGCCGCAGTGGCTCGCTAGAGTCGTCTCTCTCAGCCGCCGTGCTGGCGGTCTCGAGTATTCCCACGACCAACACAGAGGCAATGGTTATGACAACAGACGCCCGGCACAATACCCCTGGTGGTGGGTTGCGTAGCGGAAACTCCACGACGAGATCAAGCGTGGCCACGGCAAGCATCATGGGGGACGGCGAGgccgacgcagctgcagatgAAGGGGCAGCACccgtcttttccttcccggatcagggggagggggatcCCCTCAGCGACGCTAACCGCAAGGCGGGTCAGGGTGGGCTCCCGCAAGTGCGtggagcagcgccgacggGGACGACGGGCAGCACCACGACAACCCTCGCCCACGCCGTGACGCCGCTCCTCTGCACTTCGACAGCGCAGGgcggggaagaagaagggggacATTTtctcactgctgctgctgtggtagGTCTGCCGTACGGTTGCGGGCGATGCATCACGATCCATCAGACGCGCTCCAACGCCACTTCGACAGGCCTCAGCAGCTTCACGGAGACCTTCACCTACGATAAAGTTTTCACTGGCGAGGCACAACAGGCGGAAGTGTACTGCGATGTGGAGCCACTCGTGCGCAACGCTGTTGACGGCTACCGTGTGTGCATTTTCGCGTATGGACAGACAGGCAGCGGCAAGACCTTTACTATGGAGGGCGACGTGCGAGGCAGACCGGAGTTGTACGGCGTTACTCCACGCGCTCTTCAGACGGTACTACAGCGGCAAGCCGAGCTCGCCAACGAGGGCTGGAGCTACGAGCTTTCCTGCACGTTTATTGAGATCTACAACGATGTCATCCGTGACCTGTTTCAAAGTGGATCGACAAGAtacgaggcggcggtgcagcagcagcagcagcaggccgcCATGACAGcgtccaccacctcttctGCTGTGTACCACACAATCAAGCACAGTGGGGACCGCACGTACATCACCAACGTGGTAGAACGAAATATACGTAGCATGGGGGAGTTCCTGCAGCTCTACAAgcacgcggtgctgcagcgcagcaccgccaagACGGGCCTTAACAAtgcctcctcgcgctcgcACTGCATCTTTACACTGCACATTTCTGGCACAAACGGGACTATTCGTCAACGCAGCGACGGAGTGCTTTGCCTTGTCGACCTCGCAGGCAGCGAGCGCGTCAACGACAGCGGCGTGCAGGGGAAGCAATTCAAGGAAGCGGTGAACATCAACCGCTCTCTGTTGGACCTCGGCAAGTGTATccgcgcgctgcgctgcggggCAGTGGTGCCATGGCGTAACTGCAAGCTCACATATCTCCTCCAGAATTACCTTGGCGCCAAGGGCGGAAAGATGCTGATGATCGTGACGGTCTCTCATGCAAGGGCACACGCGCTGGAGAGCTTGAACTCACTACGGTTTGCGGCTCAAGTTCAGGAAACATACGTGGGCACGTCTGTGAAGCGCGTGACAAGCATTTAA